In one Xiphophorus couchianus chromosome 17, X_couchianus-1.0, whole genome shotgun sequence genomic region, the following are encoded:
- the LOC114161269 gene encoding methyltransferase N6AMT1-like — MLFVTCSCTDVNPAAAQCTARTACCNRVALQPVITDLVQSLLPRLSGKVDVVLFNPPYVVTPSEEVGSRGVEAAWAGGERGRRVTDRFLPLVPQLLSSKGLFYLVTIAENKPEEIISLMSQFGLEGETRLSTRAGNERLSVLRFHRNQQR; from the exons ATGTTATTTGTGACTTGCAGCTGCACCGACGTGaatccagctgcagctcagtgCACAGCCAGAACCGCCTGCTGTAACCGGGTCGCCCTGCAGCCCGTCATCACAGACCTG GTGCAGAGTCTTTTGCCAAGGCTTAGTGGGAAGGTGGACGTCGTCCTCTTCAATCCTCCATATGTGGTCACTCCATCAGAAGAG GTGGGCAGCAGAGGTGTAGAGGCGGCGTGGGCCGGAGGAGAGCGAGGCAGACGGGTCACCGACAGGTTCCTCCCTCTGGTTCCTCAGCTGCTCTCCAGTAAAGGCCTGTTTTACCTCGTCACCATCGCCGAGAACAAGCCAG AGGAGATTATCAGTTTAATGAGCCAGTTTGGGCTGGAAGGAGAGACCCGCCTGTCAACCAGAGCTGGGAATGAGAGGTTGTCGGTCCTGCGTTTCCATAGAAACCAGCAGAGGTGA
- the LOC114161270 gene encoding trifunctional purine biosynthetic protein adenosine-3-like, translated as MRILTGIFVKKWHGRLLNIHPSLLPSFKGVNAQQQALQARVLITGCTVHFVAEEVDAGAVVVQEAVPVLVGDTEESLSARIREAEHKAFPKALELVASGAVQLGPDGNIVWKQER; from the exons ATGAGGATCCTGACTGGGATCTTTGTGAAAAAATGGCATG GGAGGCTCCTCAACATTCATCCCTCCCTGCTGCCTTCATTCAAAGGGGTCAATGCCCAGCAACAGGCTCTCCAGGCCAGAGTGCTGATAACTGGGTGCACCGTCCACTTTGTAGCT GAAGAGGTTGATGCAGGCGCCGTCGTGGTCCAGGAAGCCGTTCCGGTGTTGGTTGGAGACACAGAGGAAAGTCTGTCAGCCAGAATCAGGGAGGCTGAGCACAAAGCGTTCCCTAAAGCTCTGGAGCTGGTGGCCAGTGGAGCGGTGCAACTGGGACCAGATGGAAACATAGTCTGGAAGCAAGAGCGTTGA